The genomic segment TTCGCCTGCGCCGGTGGTAGGGAAGATCTCCCCTTCCCCCCACGCCCCCCATCCTTCAAAAAACTTTTTTCAGGTAATGCAGAAGCCGCGCCCCGGCCGGGAGCAACGAGGAAGGGGTTGGTCTTGTCCCTTTAGTGGCCATCAGCCTTTCAGGGCATTACAATTTTGCAATGCCCTGATGGTTGCGTAAGCAGCCGTCCGCCGTGGAGGCGTAAGCGCAATTCATTTGCACGGTTAAGCGTTGGCACGAGCGTGCCGTGACCGTTGAGAATACCAATTCGCAAAAATAACCTGCTCTAATGCACGGCTATAATCCTACGCAGCAGCGCGTCCACGGCCGGGTCTTTGCCCTTGGCCGAGTTCAGGGCCGTTTTGAGGTCTTCAGGCCACTGGGCGCGCCGCATATCCGTATACATGGTAATCATATGGTCGGCGTCGGCCAGGACGGTAACGGCATAGGGAACGGAACGCCCCGTGACGTTGAAACTCCAGGCCCCGTCTGCAGCGCGTACAGCGCCGCCGTTCTGATTGGCGGCCAGCGTGGCGGCGTAGGCTGCCGGATCCGTGGCGGCGTCCACGGGTTTGATATCCAGGGTAAAAAAGTGGTTGTTGTCGTCCTGGACAAAAATGGCCCCTTCACGCGGCATAAAGTGGCAGGAATCGGGAATGTCCATGGTGACGAAGGTAAACTGGTACTCTTTGGCCTGGGCCGCGCCAACAAGGCAAAACACCAGGGCAAAGAGCAAAAGGCCGGAACGGAGCATGGCTTCCTCTTGCAGTAGGTGGTGAAACGCGCGTCCAAGGGGGCGCGCAGGGAACCGGGGCAGCATATCGTGGGGGGCGCGTTTCGCCAAGTCCTGGGCATGACCTTGAGCCGCCGCGGGAGCTGGGGCAAAAAAATATGGATGATAGGAAAATAATCGGAAATTTTGCTTGACTTTGAAATTCAATTTCAATTATACAAAGGGCAACGACAACGTCAAAACAGCAAGGGGCGTCGTAGACGACGGCCAGGCAGGAGGACAAAATGTGCGTTACCCTCATCGGCGGTATGGACCGACTGAAAAAAGACTATATGGCGGCGGCGGAGCAGGGTGGGCATTCCCTCAAGTTCATCACCCGCAACGAGCGCAATTTTGTGGACAAGATCGGCAACCCGGATGCGCTCATTGTCTTTACCAACAAAATTTCCCACGAGGCCAAGCGCAAAGCTGTGCAGGTGGCCAAGTCGCGCAATATCCCCTTGCAGATGGTGCATTCCTGCGGCGTTTCTTCTCTGCGGGAATGTCTGCGAACCGCTTAGGGCCGTGCTCCGGGCCGCGGTCAGGCGCGGCGTCCGTGGGGGCGTGCAGGCCTTTTGCAGAAGTAAACGCTGCCATATGGGCGGAAGTGCGCGGCAATCCTTGAGGGATTGCCGCGCACTTTGACGTCAGACTCTGGGGGCCGTGAACTGTAATACGCGGGCGCGTCAGGACGCGGAGCCCGCAGGCAGCACTTCCACCAACAGTTCTTTTTCCAGCACAGCCACGGGGCGGACGGGCAAAAGCCCGTTGGTATCGTGGCTTTTTTCTTGTGCTGTGGCGGTTGCCGGTGCTGGGCGCAGGCGGCAGGCGGCGTAGTATTCGTTGACGCCGTGGATCAGACCACCTTTTTGCCCGGCGGGCGGGCCGCTTTGGCGGGCGTCCGGGGCCAGAAGCATGCGGGGCAGGGTCAGCTGGGCTTGCAGAAAAGCCTGCTGTTTGCGGGCCGCCAGAGCGCGCAGGCGTGCGGCGCGTTCCAGCTTTTCCTTGTGGGGCAGCTGGTCGGCAAAGCGGTCTGCCGCCGTGCCCGGCCGTCGTGAATAGGGAAAGATGTGGGCATAGGTGAGGGGCAGGGCCGTCAAAAAATCTTCCAGCAGGCGCACGTCCGCTTCCGTTTCACCGGGAAAGCCCGCAATGATGTCCGCCCCCAGGCCCATGCGCGGCCAGTGCCGGGCCAGCGCCTCCACGGCGTGGGACAGCATGGCGGCGGTGTAATGGCCGCGCCCCATGCGTTTGAGCACGCTTTGGCTGGCGTGCTGCAGCGAAATGTGCAACTGCGGGCAGAGCAGACGGCAGGAGCACAGGGCGTCCAGCCCGCGTTGGTCCAGCTGGCCCGGCTCCAGAGAACTGATGCGCAGGCGCGCCCGCCCCGCATACTCCGGGGCCAGGGCAGCGTCCAGGGTGGTCAGCAAACTCCAAAAGTCCCCGGTAGCCGCATCACGCCCGTACTGGGCCAGGTTAATGCCCGAAAGCATGATTTCCGCGTGTCCGGCCGCCAGCAGGCGGCGGGCTTCGGCCACAATGTCCGCCACAGGGCGGCTGCGCGGGCGGCCGCGGGTCAAGGGCACGATGCAGTAGGTACAGCGGTGGGCGCAGCCGTCCTGCACCTTGAGCACGGGGCGGGCACGCTTGAAGCGCGCAATGCTGAAGGGCGGAAAGGCGGCGTCCGGAGTTGCGTGCGGAACTGCGGCGGGGGGCCTGCCGCCCGGCTTGTCGGGGAAAAGGGCCGTCGCAGCGGGCGCGTCAGGGGCGGGCCAGGGGCCCTGCAGAAGCAGGCTTTTGTGTTCCTGCGGCAGCAGCAGGTCCGGTGCGGCCCAGAAAGCGCCGGGGCGGGGCTTATAGTCCGCGAACAGGCGCGCGGCGCAACCCGTGAGGATCAGACGCGCCTGTGGGGCCGTGCGCCGCAGGCGGTAGACGGCGTTGCGGGCGTCTCGCTCGCCTTTGGCGGTGATGGCGCAACTGTTGACGCAGATTACCGCAGCCTGGGCCGGGTCGTCGCATTCCTCGCCGCCCAGGCGCTGCCAAGCCTCGCGCAGGGCTTCGGTTTCGTATTGGTTGACCTTGCAGCCGAAGGTGACAAGAAAGAATTTCCAGGGGGACATGGCGCAGGTGTACGCAAAAGCGCTTGCCTTGACAAGGCGGCGGCGCGTAGGCTTGTCCGCATGGCGCGTTATTTTTTCTTCATCGTGTTGGTGCTGTGTGGGGCGCTGCCGCAGGTTACGCGGGCCGCACCCCTGGAGGATGCGGCTGCCGCCCGCTCCGAGGAGGCCGCCGTCCTGGATCAGCTGGACGACGCGGCCGTGGCCCGTCTGGACCTTTACTGTCTGCGTATGGCGTATCCGCAGATAAAAGGCTTTGCGGACGACGCGGAGGGCCGCTGGCTGCTGCTGAAGGACGGCCGGCGCG from the Desulfovibrio legallii genome contains:
- a CDS encoding DUF2325 domain-containing protein, translated to MCVTLIGGMDRLKKDYMAAAEQGGHSLKFITRNERNFVDKIGNPDALIVFTNKISHEAKRKAVQVAKSRNIPLQMVHSCGVSSLRECLRTA
- a CDS encoding MiaB/RimO family radical SAM methylthiotransferase, which codes for MSPWKFFLVTFGCKVNQYETEALREAWQRLGGEECDDPAQAAVICVNSCAITAKGERDARNAVYRLRRTAPQARLILTGCAARLFADYKPRPGAFWAAPDLLLPQEHKSLLLQGPWPAPDAPAATALFPDKPGGRPPAAVPHATPDAAFPPFSIARFKRARPVLKVQDGCAHRCTYCIVPLTRGRPRSRPVADIVAEARRLLAAGHAEIMLSGINLAQYGRDAATGDFWSLLTTLDAALAPEYAGRARLRISSLEPGQLDQRGLDALCSCRLLCPQLHISLQHASQSVLKRMGRGHYTAAMLSHAVEALARHWPRMGLGADIIAGFPGETEADVRLLEDFLTALPLTYAHIFPYSRRPGTAADRFADQLPHKEKLERAARLRALAARKQQAFLQAQLTLPRMLLAPDARQSGPPAGQKGGLIHGVNEYYAACRLRPAPATATAQEKSHDTNGLLPVRPVAVLEKELLVEVLPAGSAS